Proteins encoded within one genomic window of uncultured Sphingopyxis sp.:
- a CDS encoding acyl-CoA dehydrogenase family protein: MTAFDDWRARSPYYDDTHEALAQSVRRFVAREIAPHIDRWEAEGELPRELHKKASDAGILGLRYPEQYGGHSEGFDNFHGLVVTEELAAVGAGGLGASLMTHGIGLPPVLALGSEELKQRVAPPVLAGEKIIALGITEASGGSDVANLKTTAVRDGNDYIVNGGKMFITSGMRADWLTCAVRTGGPGAAGISLLLIEMDSPGVERTRLDKMGWRCSDTAAIHFSDVRVPAANLIGPENGGFIGIMRNFNSERLGMAMGCCAYARVALAEAAEWAQSRETFGKPLVGHQSIRIKLADMERQIEATQAWVDLAAWQVRENKARPADFAMLKVQATRMLEAVAREAAQILGGASYITGSKVERIYREVRVNAIGGGSEEIMLDLAGRQLFGGKK; this comes from the coding sequence ATGACAGCCTTCGACGACTGGCGCGCGCGTTCGCCCTATTATGACGACACCCACGAGGCGCTGGCGCAAAGCGTCCGTCGCTTCGTCGCGCGCGAGATCGCGCCGCACATCGACCGCTGGGAGGCCGAAGGCGAGCTGCCGCGCGAGCTCCATAAAAAAGCGTCCGACGCGGGCATCCTCGGCCTGCGCTATCCCGAGCAATATGGCGGGCACAGCGAGGGTTTCGACAATTTCCACGGCCTCGTCGTCACCGAGGAACTCGCCGCGGTCGGCGCCGGCGGGCTCGGCGCGTCGCTGATGACGCACGGCATCGGCCTGCCCCCGGTCCTCGCCTTGGGCTCCGAGGAACTGAAACAGCGCGTCGCCCCGCCGGTGCTCGCGGGCGAAAAGATCATCGCGCTCGGCATCACCGAGGCGAGCGGCGGCAGCGACGTCGCCAACCTCAAGACGACGGCCGTCCGCGACGGCAACGATTATATCGTCAACGGCGGCAAGATGTTCATCACCAGCGGCATGCGCGCCGACTGGCTGACCTGCGCGGTGCGCACCGGCGGCCCCGGCGCCGCGGGCATCTCGCTGCTGCTGATCGAGATGGACAGCCCCGGCGTCGAGCGCACGCGGCTCGACAAGATGGGCTGGCGCTGCAGCGATACGGCCGCGATCCATTTCAGCGATGTCCGCGTTCCTGCCGCGAACCTCATCGGGCCCGAGAATGGCGGCTTCATCGGCATCATGCGCAATTTCAACAGCGAGCGGCTCGGCATGGCGATGGGCTGCTGCGCCTATGCCCGCGTCGCGCTCGCCGAAGCCGCCGAATGGGCGCAGAGCCGCGAGACCTTCGGCAAGCCGCTCGTCGGCCACCAGTCGATCCGCATCAAGCTCGCCGACATGGAGCGCCAGATCGAGGCGACGCAGGCATGGGTCGACCTCGCCGCCTGGCAGGTCCGCGAGAACAAGGCCCGCCCCGCCGACTTTGCGATGCTGAAAGTGCAGGCGACCCGAATGCTGGAGGCCGTCGCGCGCGAGGCCGCGCAAATCCTCGGCGGCGCTTCCTATATCACCGGCAGCAAGGTCGAACGCATCTACCGTGAGGTCCGCGTCAATGCCATTGGGGGAGGCAGCGAGGAGATCATGCTCGATCTTGCGGGACGGCAGTTATTTGGAGGAAAGAAGTGA
- a CDS encoding dipeptidase — translation MTKSHLLAGLAAFALISTPAIAQKSPEAVAEAALKRAPVFDGHNDVPWALRGRESNMINGFDFEDTTDTAKPDATPPEIAMHTDLQRLRRGQVGAQFWSVYVPSNPDEPQAVQQTLEQIDVMKRLVARYPGDLMLASTSAELEKAMKAGKIAGMLGMEGGHSIGSSLAVLRQMYDLGARYMTLTHSKNLSWADASTDAPAHDGLTDFGRQVVREMNRIGMIVDLSHVSEATMKDALETSQAPVMFSHSGVRAVNDHPRNVPDSVLPAVKANGGIVMVVLLPGFLDADVRAQGLARTAEQARLKAMYPGDPAAAKAALEAWDAANPVPATDVAKVADHIDHLKKTIGVDHIGLGGDYDGMDSAPVGMEDVSGYPALFVELAKRGYTQAELEKIASGNMLRVLKAVEAYAASQKGQPPIETPAVK, via the coding sequence ATGACAAAGTCTCACCTGCTCGCTGGCCTCGCCGCTTTCGCCCTGATCTCCACCCCTGCCATCGCGCAGAAGTCGCCCGAGGCCGTTGCGGAAGCCGCGCTGAAGCGCGCGCCGGTTTTCGACGGGCATAATGACGTGCCCTGGGCGCTGCGCGGGCGCGAGAGCAATATGATCAACGGCTTCGATTTCGAGGATACGACCGACACGGCAAAGCCGGACGCGACACCGCCCGAGATCGCGATGCACACCGACCTCCAGCGACTGCGCAGGGGCCAGGTCGGGGCGCAATTTTGGTCGGTCTATGTGCCGAGCAACCCCGACGAGCCGCAGGCGGTGCAGCAGACGCTCGAGCAGATCGACGTGATGAAGCGGCTCGTGGCGCGCTATCCCGGTGACCTCATGCTCGCCTCGACCTCGGCCGAGCTCGAAAAGGCGATGAAGGCGGGCAAGATCGCGGGTATGCTCGGCATGGAAGGCGGCCATTCGATCGGATCGTCGCTCGCCGTGCTGCGCCAGATGTACGACCTCGGCGCGCGCTATATGACGCTGACGCATTCGAAGAATCTGAGCTGGGCCGACGCTTCGACCGATGCGCCCGCGCACGACGGGCTCACCGATTTCGGGCGGCAGGTGGTGCGCGAAATGAACCGCATCGGGATGATCGTCGATTTGAGCCATGTCAGCGAAGCGACGATGAAGGACGCGCTCGAAACCTCGCAAGCGCCGGTGATGTTCAGCCATTCGGGGGTGCGCGCGGTCAACGACCATCCGCGCAACGTTCCCGACAGCGTGCTGCCCGCGGTGAAGGCGAACGGCGGGATCGTCATGGTCGTGCTGCTGCCCGGCTTCCTCGACGCCGATGTCCGCGCGCAGGGCCTTGCGCGCACCGCCGAGCAGGCGCGGCTGAAGGCGATGTATCCGGGCGACCCGGCCGCCGCCAAAGCGGCGCTGGAGGCGTGGGACGCGGCCAACCCGGTGCCGGCGACCGATGTCGCCAAGGTGGCGGACCATATCGACCACCTCAAAAAGACGATCGGGGTCGATCATATCGGGCTCGGCGGTGACTATGACGGGATGGATTCGGCGCCGGTCGGCATGGAGGATGTGTCGGGCTATCCGGCGCTGTTCGTCGAACTCGCGAAGCGCGGCTATACGCAGGCGGAGCTGGAGAAGATCGCGAGCGGCAACATGCTGCGCGTGCTGAAGGCGGTCGAGGCCTATGCCGCGAGCCAGAAGGGCCAGCCGCCGATCGAGACGCCGGCGGTGAAATAA
- a CDS encoding FAD-dependent oxidoreductase — protein sequence MRHVAIVGSGPAGYYTAETLQKADDIAVDVIDRLPVPYGLIRTGVAPDHQSIKAVSRRYEGVALTDNVRFVGHVSVGADVTIDELVTLYDAVVLATGAPNDRPLDIPGADLPGVIGSAAFVGWYNGHPDFAGLGPPLDAPGVAVIGNGNVALDVARILAKTPQEFAGSDIVAHARDALAASAVREIHILGRRGPHQIAMTPKELGELGHLERASPRVDPADLPGEGDDAMLEPGMRKSVTHLRQFAANPVAKPVTIDFDFFAMPVAIEGDGRVQRVIVEKTVLDADLRSHGTGETYAIDAGLVISCIGYQTPPIPGVPYEHGRGRFASDEGRILPGLYAVGWARRGPSGTIGTNKPDGARIAEMLLEDIGRGAGKAGRPGLDALLASRGIAPVTFRDWRRIEEAEVAAALDGNPREKFTSIEAMLQAIGR from the coding sequence ATGCGTCATGTCGCGATCGTCGGGTCGGGGCCCGCGGGCTATTATACCGCCGAAACACTGCAAAAGGCCGATGACATTGCGGTCGACGTCATCGATCGGCTGCCCGTGCCCTATGGCCTGATTCGCACCGGCGTCGCGCCCGACCACCAGTCGATCAAGGCGGTGTCGCGCCGCTACGAGGGCGTCGCGCTCACCGACAATGTCCGCTTCGTCGGCCATGTGTCGGTCGGCGCCGACGTGACGATCGACGAACTCGTCACTCTCTATGACGCGGTCGTTCTCGCGACCGGCGCACCGAATGACCGGCCGCTCGACATTCCCGGCGCCGACCTCCCCGGCGTGATCGGCAGCGCCGCCTTCGTCGGCTGGTACAACGGCCATCCCGACTTCGCCGGCTTGGGTCCGCCGCTCGACGCGCCCGGCGTCGCGGTGATCGGCAACGGCAATGTCGCGCTCGACGTCGCGCGCATCCTCGCCAAGACTCCGCAAGAGTTCGCGGGCAGCGACATCGTCGCGCACGCACGCGACGCGCTGGCGGCGAGCGCGGTGCGCGAGATCCATATCCTCGGCCGCCGCGGCCCGCACCAGATCGCGATGACTCCGAAGGAGCTCGGCGAGCTCGGCCACCTCGAGCGCGCGAGCCCGCGCGTCGACCCCGCCGATCTGCCGGGCGAGGGCGACGACGCGATGCTCGAACCCGGGATGCGCAAGTCGGTGACGCATCTTCGGCAATTCGCCGCCAACCCGGTCGCCAAGCCGGTGACGATCGATTTCGACTTCTTCGCGATGCCCGTGGCGATCGAAGGGGACGGACGCGTCCAGCGCGTCATCGTGGAGAAGACCGTGCTCGACGCCGACCTGCGCAGCCATGGCACGGGCGAGACCTATGCCATCGACGCCGGGCTCGTGATCAGCTGCATCGGATATCAGACCCCGCCGATCCCCGGGGTGCCCTATGAGCATGGCCGCGGCCGCTTCGCGAGCGACGAGGGACGCATCCTGCCGGGCCTCTATGCCGTCGGCTGGGCGCGGCGCGGGCCGTCGGGGACGATCGGCACGAACAAGCCCGACGGCGCGCGCATCGCCGAAATGCTGCTCGAAGACATCGGCCGCGGTGCGGGCAAGGCCGGGCGCCCCGGGCTCGACGCGCTGCTCGCGAGCCGCGGCATCGCGCCCGTCACCTTCCGCGACTGGCGCCGGATCGAGGAGGCCGAGGTCGCCGCCGCGCTCGACGGCAACCCGCGCGAGAAATTCACCAGCATCGAGGCGATGCTCCAGGCCATCGGGCGCTGA
- a CDS encoding transposase, whose protein sequence is MSSRIAVVGGRRRWSVDQKLAILREAFGPDGSVSATCQRHAVGSGMLYTWRRQALAGDLTGAKRTSVPSFAEVEVSVPTAATAGSGQIGIELPSGVRITVDAAVDADALARVMSVLGR, encoded by the coding sequence ATGAGCAGTCGGATCGCGGTCGTGGGCGGGCGTCGCCGTTGGTCGGTAGATCAGAAGCTGGCGATCCTGCGCGAAGCGTTCGGCCCCGACGGCTCGGTCTCGGCGACGTGCCAGCGACACGCGGTCGGCAGCGGGATGCTCTATACGTGGCGCCGACAGGCATTGGCGGGCGATCTGACGGGAGCGAAGCGCACGTCGGTGCCGTCGTTCGCCGAGGTCGAGGTGTCGGTGCCGACCGCGGCGACGGCAGGGAGCGGCCAGATCGGGATCGAGCTGCCGTCGGGCGTGCGGATCACCGTCGATGCGGCGGTCGATGCCGACGCGCTGGCCCGGGTGATGTCCGTTCTTGGCCGATGA
- the tnpB gene encoding IS66 family insertion sequence element accessory protein TnpB (TnpB, as the term is used for proteins encoded by IS66 family insertion elements, is considered an accessory protein, since TnpC, encoded by a neighboring gene, is a DDE family transposase.) has protein sequence MIPLSPSTRIYLACGATDMRKGFDGLAVLVQQVLEKSPHSGALFAFRAKRGDLVKLLWYDGQGLCLFSKRMDRGRFVWPITKAGKVSLTAAQLSMLLEGIDWRRPERTAAPLLAG, from the coding sequence ATGATCCCGCTGTCGCCGTCGACCCGCATCTATCTCGCTTGCGGCGCCACCGATATGCGCAAGGGGTTCGACGGCCTCGCCGTGCTGGTGCAGCAGGTTCTGGAGAAGAGTCCGCACTCGGGGGCGCTGTTCGCGTTCCGCGCCAAGCGCGGCGATCTGGTCAAGTTGCTCTGGTATGACGGCCAAGGCCTGTGCCTGTTTTCGAAGCGCATGGACCGGGGCCGGTTCGTCTGGCCCATCACCAAGGCCGGCAAGGTCAGCCTCACCGCGGCGCAGCTTTCGATGCTACTCGAAGGCATCGACTGGCGGCGTCCCGAACGCACCGCGGCGCCCTTGCTTGCAGGGTAA